GTGCTATGGGCGAGCACCAAGAGTCTCGAGTCGGCGACCAGACAGGGGGTCGAGTCGGGTTCTTCCTCTACACCGACGACTTCTGGCGCGACTACCGAAAGTATCAAGAGCATGGCGTCGTCTTTGTCCGTGAACCAAAGGTCGCGAACTACGGCACGGTCGCGGTGTTCCGTGATCTTTACGGGAACCTCTGGGATCTGCTCGAACCTCGAACTTAGCCCGACCTATTCATGAACGCGCGGGTTCGGCAGCGTGATCGCCGCCACCGAGGCGCTCGTCACCACGAGAAGATGCTGCGAGCGGCGTGGAGCTGGCTGCCGGACCGCGCCACGCGGTGTCGGA
This genomic interval from Candidatus Eisenbacteria bacterium contains the following:
- a CDS encoding VOC family protein, whose amino-acid sequence is MKQHLALAALVVRDYDEAIAFYTKALGFDLIEDTFLPDEGKRWVVIAPPGGAGAKLLLARAMGEHQESRVGDQTGGRVGFFLYTDDFWRDYRKYQEHGVVFVREPKVANYGTVAVFRDLYGNLWDLLEPRT